Proteins from a genomic interval of Rosa chinensis cultivar Old Blush chromosome 2, RchiOBHm-V2, whole genome shotgun sequence:
- the LOC112187286 gene encoding protein FAM32A-like isoform X1 codes for MISYEIWYQFEGKMSSYENVVGGKLKLKGKALDVKAAGIKKKKKHKKHQDQISLVTEKELAAGGSTEELTNPDEEDMNDDNKSREDGKAASYDEYLTPAERRYIEQREQIDNHRLAKTANKSHRDRIQDFNQYLANMSEHYDIPKVGPG; via the exons ATGATTTCCTATGAAATTTGGTATCAATTCGAAG GGAAAATGTCGTCATATGAGAATGTCGTTGGTGGGAAGCTCAAGCTTAAGGGAAAGGCTCTGGATGTGAAGGCTGCTGGgattaagaagaaaaagaaacataagaaacatcAAGATCAAATTTCTCTTGTCACAGAAAAGGAGCTCGCAGCTG GGGGAAGTACAGAAGAGTTGACCAATCCTGATGAGGAAGATATGAATGATGACAACAAATCAAGAGAGGATGGGAAGGCTGCTAGTTATGACGAATATTTGACGCCTGCAGAGAGACGATATATAGAACAGAGAGAGCAAATTGATAATCACAGGTTGGCCAAGACTGCAAATAAATCACACCGTGACAGAATTCAAGACTTCAACCAGTATCTGGCCAACATGAGTGAGCATTATGACATTCCTAAAGTTGGTCCAGGCTAA
- the LOC112187286 gene encoding protein FAM32A-like isoform X2 encodes MSSYENVVGGKLKLKGKALDVKAAGIKKKKKHKKHQDQISLVTEKELAAGGSTEELTNPDEEDMNDDNKSREDGKAASYDEYLTPAERRYIEQREQIDNHRLAKTANKSHRDRIQDFNQYLANMSEHYDIPKVGPG; translated from the exons ATGTCGTCATATGAGAATGTCGTTGGTGGGAAGCTCAAGCTTAAGGGAAAGGCTCTGGATGTGAAGGCTGCTGGgattaagaagaaaaagaaacataagaaacatcAAGATCAAATTTCTCTTGTCACAGAAAAGGAGCTCGCAGCTG GGGGAAGTACAGAAGAGTTGACCAATCCTGATGAGGAAGATATGAATGATGACAACAAATCAAGAGAGGATGGGAAGGCTGCTAGTTATGACGAATATTTGACGCCTGCAGAGAGACGATATATAGAACAGAGAGAGCAAATTGATAATCACAGGTTGGCCAAGACTGCAAATAAATCACACCGTGACAGAATTCAAGACTTCAACCAGTATCTGGCCAACATGAGTGAGCATTATGACATTCCTAAAGTTGGTCCAGGCTAA